In Streptomyces sp. Li-HN-5-11, the sequence GGGTAGAGGGAGACCCGCGCGGGTTCGACGGTGCTCCAGGAGGCGCAGTCCCCGACGACCTCCAGGCTGTAGGCCTCGACGATGTCGCTGTCGTTGCGGACAGTCAGACTGGTCGTGGCGGTGCCGCCCGGGGTCACCGTCACGACCGGGATGCCGAGTCCGGGCGCACCGGGACCGGAAGAGGCTGCGGAAGTCGTCACGCCACCACCCTAGAAACGCCCGCGGGGGCGCGCCGAGGGGCGCGAGGGCAACATCCGGGCAGTCGTGGTGCCCGCGGAGCCGCCGTCAACTCTCCCGGAGAAGTGGGTCGTTGATGTCACACGAGGGCTCCCGCGCGCCGCCTTCCGGCGTTCCTTCCGCCCCGACGATCCTGTCCCCGCACTTCGGACAGGTATCCCCCAGACCTTGCGCAGAGGAGAACAGCCCCGTCATGTCCGCTCCCACGTCATACGAGTTCGCCACCGCCGGCTCCGGGCACTGGGTCTCTCGCACCGGTCGGCCGGAGCGGGTGACCGTGGCCCTGTACGCCGCCGATCCGATCCTGCGAGTCGGCGTCGTCCAGCAGTTACGCCAACGCACCGAGGTCGACCTGCTCGCCGACGCCGACGCCGAGGAGGCCCAGGTGTCGCTGGTGGTCGTGGACCACGTCGACGACGAGGTGGCCGAGTTGCTGAACCGGTTGCGGCTCAACTCCTCCACACGCGTGGGGCTCGTGGTGAGCACCCTCGGCTCCGACGCGCTGCAACGCGTCATCGAGTGCGGCGTCGCGGCGGTGCTGCGACGCGGCGAGGCCGACCAGGACCGGCTGGCCCACCTGGTGCTGGCGACGGCCAACGGCGAGGGGGTGCTACCCGGCGACCTGCTGGGCAAGCTGCTCAACCACGTCGGCGCCATGCAGCGTTCGGCGCTCGATCCGCGGGGCCTGTCCCTGTCCACGCTGACCACCCGGGAGGCGGACATGCTGCGCCTGGTGTCGGAGGGCCTGGACACCGCGGAGATAGCCCGCAAGACCGCGTACTCCGAACGGACCGTCAAGAACGTCCTGCACGAGATCATCACCCGCCTCCAACTCCGCAACCGGGCCCACGCGGTGGGCTACGCCCTGCGGAACGGGCTCATCTGACGAGAGTCGGGTACGCCGGTGCTGCCCGAAAGCACACCGCACGTTTCCCCCGGGTACGGCCCTGCCGCCCTTCCGCGTCGCGCACGGCCGTCGCAGGGTGGCGGGGGCGCATCCACGTGCCGCACCAGACCGCGAGGGGGAACTGGATGGGAACCGGAGGCCCCGGCGGGCGGTACCGCCCGGGGAGACTCGGCATGGCGTTGCTGCTGCTCGTCCCGCTGTTCGCAGTGGCGGCGGTATCCGGGCAGGACAGCGCCGAGTCCGCACCGCGGGCCCCGGCGGCAGGCACCGCGGACACCCGGATCGCCTACGCCGGCACCCGGCACCGCAGTCTCGGCCAGGTGGCCACCAGCACCTCCAGCACCCCGCTGTTCGGCGCGGGACCGGCCCACTACGACGTCCAGCCGTCCGCCCTCGGCGACCGGATGGTCTTCGCGAGCCTCCGCGACGAGAGGACTCCGCAGATCTATCTGCGGTCCGCCGACGGTTCCGTACGGCGTCTGACCAGCGGCATGGACGCCGCACACCCCCGCCTGACCCCGGGCGGGGGGTCCGTGGTGTTCGACGCGGCCGAGCCGGGCGGCCCGGGCGGCGGGAAGCAGCGCGACCTGTGGCTGGTGCGCACCGACGGCACCGGTCTGACCCGGCTCACCGACACCCCCGCGAATGAGGAGTGCCCGACGGTTTCCCCGGACGGGCGACGGCTGGCGTACGCGAGCGACACCGATGCGTCGGCCGGGGAGCAGATCTACGTACGGCCCCTGGCCGGCGGCACCGTCACCCGGGTCACCGACCCCGCGAACGGCACGGCCACCGACCCGGTGTGGAACCCGGTGAACGACGCCACGCACAAGGACCTGATCGCGTACACCGACACCGCGCCCGGGCAGTCCGGCCCCAGGCTGAGGGTGACGGACGGGACCACCGACGGGCCGCTGCTGGCGGGCGAGCAGGCGGGCTGGCGTACGCACGGGGCAGCCTGGTTGCCCGACGGGAACGGGGTGCTGTTCCTCAGCCCCGACCGCACGTGTTCCTGCGAGGGTGACTGGGACCATGTGTTCCGGGTGCCCGCGCATTCCGCCGGCACCCCCTCGGTGGTGCTCAGCGAAAACCGGGAGGTCTCCTCGGTCACCTGGCTCGGTTCGCTCGACGGCGGCAGAGCGGTGGTCGAGCGCGTCTCGGCCTCCGGCCCGCACGTGGTGACGCTGCAGGACGGCCGGTCGGACGGCTCCGACCCGCGCGACCTGGGGCTGACGATCCTCAACGAGGACCCGGCGGCCGACACCAACACCGATCCCGTGAAGGACCCGCTGTTCCAGCCCGCGTCCGGATACGACCCGTGGACCGAGCGGCAGAGCTACACGCCCGACGGCCGCCGGATCGTGGTGACCCGCTTCGAGGACGGCTCCGACGGACGCATCGAGCGGATCTGGACCGCGGACGCCGACGGCTCGAACGCGGCGCCGCTGCCGCTCGCCGGACGCGGAGCGACGGACTGGGACACCGACCCGGCGTTCTCCCCGGACGGCAGATACCTCGCCTTCACCCGGACCTCGCCGGGCGGCGTCGGCGCGCCCAGCCACATCCTCATCGCGGACGTGACCACCGGCGCGATCACCGGGCAGATCACCCCGCCGGCCGGGGAGCGGACGGGCCGCGACGCCCAGCCCACCTGGTCCTCGGACGGCACGACGCTGGCCTTCACCCGCAGCGAGGTGATCAACGGCAACGGCGGCAACAAGCACATCTGGACCGTGCCCGTCGCCCACCTCGACCAGCAGCACGACCTGAGTGCCACGATCTGCCCGGGCGGCTGCCAGGTCATCGACGACAGCCCGGCGTTCTCGCCGGACGGGACCGGCATTGCCTTCAACCGCAAGAACGGCGGTGACCGGATCGACGAGCGCGACGGCATCCTCCTGACATCCCTCACGGGTGACGACTGCCGGGTACTGACGCCCGCCGCCGCCCGCGACCTGCCCGGCGCCTGCGGCCGGCAGCTGCCGGACACCTCGGCGACCGGCCCGTTCCAGCCGCGTGACGCCGCCTGGACGGCCGACGGCAAGGGCCTGGTGATCAGCTCGCGTGCCGCCGTGGCCGTCAACAGCCCCGAGAAACTGAGCCTGCTGGACGTCGGCTCCGGCGACCTCACCCCGCTCACCGGCACGCTGCCGGGCCGGCAGAAGGAGCCCAGCGTCCAGCAGTCCGTGGACCTCGCGGTCCACGTGCCCCGCACCACCCCCGAGGTCACGGTCGGCAAGTCCACCACGGTCGGCGTGGACCTGGTGAACAAGGGCCCCGCTGCCTCCCCGGGCACCACCCTGACCATCGCCCCGCCGGCCGGCGTGCAGGTCGCCCGGGTGACCTGGCCCGGCGGCACCTGCGACGCCGCCTCCGACCAGTGCGACGTCGGTGTGGTGCAGCCCGGCACCACCGTCTCGGTGAGCGTCACTCTCACCGGCCTCACCGCCGGCGACCAGCCCGTCGACTGGTCCGTCACCGGCACGGTCCTGGACCCCGAACCCAGCGACAACGCCGGCCGGACCGTGGTCCCGGTGCGCGAGGCCGTACCCCCGACCCCGCCTCCGACGACACCGGCCCCACCTCCTACGACCCCGGCCCCGCCCCCGACCGTGCCCGCCGAGCCGCCCGCGCCCGACGCCGGACCCGGGGTGAAGGTCACCGCCCAGCCCAACCCGGGCTACGTCGGCGGGCGCGTCGTGGTCACCTACACGGTCCGCAACGGCCGTAACGCGCTGGCGACGGGGCTACGGCTGCACATCGGCCTGCCAGAGGGCATCCCCGGCAACGGGCCCCCGGAGGGCTGCGACCGGTCCTGGGCGTGCGCGCTGCCAGACCTGAAGCCGGGCGCGAGCACCATCGTCCAGGTCGTCCTCAGCCCCGACAAGGCGCTGACCGGCCTCGTCACCGGTGTGCTGACCACCACCGGCACGGACGCCGACAAGGGCGACAACACGGCCAGGCAGCGGCTGCGCATCCTCCAGCCGCGCATCGTCGCGGTGCCGAAGGTCGGCAAGCCCGGCTTCGTCACCTCCGTACGCGGCAAGGACTTCCCGCCGGGAGTGCCGGTGCGGTTCACCTGGAAGCCGGGGATCACCGCTGCGGCGGCGCCGACGATCCCCGGTCCCGACGGCACGTTCATCGGCCAGTTGCTCATCCTCGCCAAGGACGAGACCGGGCCGCGCGTCATCACCGCCAAGGGCCGCGGGTTCTCGCCCGTGACGACCGGCTTCCTGGTGGTCAGCGGCAGCATCCAGCCGCCCGACGAGGTGACCCGCCGGTGATCCACGAGGTGGACGAGGGGCTGCGCCGGCTGCTCGGCGAGTCCGGGCTGGAGGCGTCGGGCGTCGAGGTGGTCTTCGACGCCCCCACCCGGGACTGGGCGGCGCGCCGCAGTGCCCCCACCGTCTGCGTCTTCCTCTACGACATCCGGGAGGACGCCACCCGGCGCGGCAGCGGCGCCGGGGAGGTGTACGACGCGGACGGGTACCTGGTGGCACGGCGCTCCCCGCCGCGCTGGTTCGAGCTGACGTACCTGGTCACCGCGTGGGCGAACCGCCCGCAGGACGAGCACCGCCTGCTCTCGCAGGTGCTGGCGACTGTGGTGGCCACCGACACGCTGCCCGCCCGCCTGCTCACCGGCACGCTCGCCGAACTCGGCCTGACGGTGGCACTGGACACCACCGGAACCGGGGATGTCGCGCCGTCCGCCGCCGACGTGTGGTCGGCGCTCGGCGGCGAGATGAAGGCCTCTCTCCAGGTACGGGTACGGGCGCCGCTCGCAGGGGCGACCAGGCGGACCGCACCGCCGGTCACCGAGGGCCTCGTCGTGCGCTCCACCGCCCGGAGCGAGGGCGGGGAGGCGACGCCGGGCCGCCGGCTGCGCTACAAGGAGGCGACCGACCCGGGTCCGGACGGCTTCGCCGGCCCGCGCGAGCGGGGCCCCGCCCCCGCCCGTCGCCGCCGAGGGGACCGCCGGCCGTGACGCACACCGCCGAACCCGTGGCCACTGACGCCGCGCCCGAATCCACCGAAGTGGAACACCTGTGGACGCGGCTGAAGCTGGTCGAGGAACGGGTACGCCACGCCGTGGCCGTTCGTCGTGCCGCCGACCCCGACCCCGACGACCCGTACCGCGGTCAGTACCTCACCCCCGACGCGGTCGCCCGCATCCTGGACGAGCCGGGCGGCCTCGCCGTACCCGCGCACGAGCCGTGGCAGCCGCCCGCCGGTTCCGTCCTCGACGGCCTCGCCCGGCGGTTCGGCCTGTCCCCGCTGGACCTGGACCTGCTCCTGGTCGCGGTGGCGCCCGACCTCGACGCGCGCTTCGAGCAGCTCTACGGCTACCTCAACGACGACCTGACACGCCGCCGGCCCACGGTCGGGCTCGCCCTGGAACTGTGCGGGCTCGCCGGGGCGCCGTCCGCCCGGTTCCGGCTCGCACCCGGAGCACCGCTGATCGCGGGCGGCCTGGTGGAGGTCACCGAACCTGAACGGCCGCCACTGTCAAGGGTGTTGAAGGTCCCCGACCGGGTCACCGGGCACCTCCTGGGCAGCGCTCGGCCCGACGCCCGGCTCGCGGGGGTGCTCGGCGAGGCCCGCGAGGACCCGACCGCCGAGGCGGCGGAGGTCCGCCGCACGGCGGCCGCGGCCGGCACCGGCGTCGGCCTCGTCCATCTGCGCAGCCGGGGCGGCGACGCGGCGGGGCTGGCCGTCGCCGCCCTGCGTGCGGCCGGGCTGCGTCCGCTCGTCCTGGACGCGGTGGCGCTCGCCCGACGCCCCGGCGACGTACCGGAACTCGCCCGGGTCGCCGTCCTCGAAGCCCGCCTCACCGGCGCCGGGGTCGTCCTCGGCCCCCTGGAGGCGTTGCCCGGGGAACCCGCCGAACGGGCCCGCACGCTCGGGGCCTTGTGCGCGGCGCTGCGGAGGATGCCCCTGCTCACGCACGGCAGCGTCGGCTGGGCCCCGGAGTGGGCGGCCGACACCCCCGTCGTCCTGAGCGTCCCGCCGCCTTCGCCCGAGCGGCAGGCCGCGCGCTGGCGACACGCCCTCGAACGGGCGGCCGGCGACACCTCCGGTGACGGCCCCCGTGACGGTGTTGCGACCGGTGACGTCGAGGCGCTCGCCGAGGCGGTCGCCGCGCACCGCCTGGACTCGGGGCAGTTGCGCCGCGCCGCCGACGTGGCGGTGCGCACGGCCGCCCTCGCGGGCCGCCCGGTCTGCCCCGA encodes:
- a CDS encoding ATP-binding protein, with translation MTHTAEPVATDAAPESTEVEHLWTRLKLVEERVRHAVAVRRAADPDPDDPYRGQYLTPDAVARILDEPGGLAVPAHEPWQPPAGSVLDGLARRFGLSPLDLDLLLVAVAPDLDARFEQLYGYLNDDLTRRRPTVGLALELCGLAGAPSARFRLAPGAPLIAGGLVEVTEPERPPLSRVLKVPDRVTGHLLGSARPDARLAGVLGEAREDPTAEAAEVRRTAAAAGTGVGLVHLRSRGGDAAGLAVAALRAAGLRPLVLDAVALARRPGDVPELARVAVLEARLTGAGVVLGPLEALPGEPAERARTLGALCAALRRMPLLTHGSVGWAPEWAADTPVVLSVPPPSPERQAARWRHALERAAGDTSGDGPRDGVATGDVEALAEAVAAHRLDSGQLRRAADVAVRTAALAGRPVCPDDLRTAVRAQNGAGLDRLARRVEPGVGWDDLVLPPATRRRLRELALRARHREQVLGQWGMRPGGGRGRGVIALFAGESGTGKTMSAEVVAADLGMDLYVVDLSTVVDKYIGETEKNLERIFTEASAVNAVLLFDEADAIFGKRSEVKDAHDRHANIESAYLLQRMESFDGIAVLTTNLRANLDEAFTRRLDVVADFPVPDSGGRLALWERCLGGRLPRADDLDLVFCADRFELAGGSIRACAVTAAYLAAESGSPLTMRQLVTAIAQEYRKLGRLVLESEFGPYLAQAAGT
- a CDS encoding DUF4255 domain-containing protein codes for the protein MIHEVDEGLRRLLGESGLEASGVEVVFDAPTRDWAARRSAPTVCVFLYDIREDATRRGSGAGEVYDADGYLVARRSPPRWFELTYLVTAWANRPQDEHRLLSQVLATVVATDTLPARLLTGTLAELGLTVALDTTGTGDVAPSAADVWSALGGEMKASLQVRVRAPLAGATRRTAPPVTEGLVVRSTARSEGGEATPGRRLRYKEATDPGPDGFAGPRERGPAPARRRRGDRRP
- a CDS encoding response regulator transcription factor; amino-acid sequence: MSAPTSYEFATAGSGHWVSRTGRPERVTVALYAADPILRVGVVQQLRQRTEVDLLADADAEEAQVSLVVVDHVDDEVAELLNRLRLNSSTRVGLVVSTLGSDALQRVIECGVAAVLRRGEADQDRLAHLVLATANGEGVLPGDLLGKLLNHVGAMQRSALDPRGLSLSTLTTREADMLRLVSEGLDTAEIARKTAYSERTVKNVLHEIITRLQLRNRAHAVGYALRNGLI